The Candidatus Sphingomonas colombiensis genome contains the following window.
CGGTCTGCACGCGCAGGTGCGTCTTGCCGAACGCCTGGGTCGCGATGACGCCTTCCGGAACCGACTTCGACGTCAGATACGCCTTCACCGTGTCCGCACGACGCTGCGACAGGCCCATGTTGTACTTCGCCGAACCCGAGGTGTCGGTGAAGCCCGCAACCATGACCTGCGCATTGCCGCAGCTCTGGTACTGGGTGACGGCGTTGTCGAGGATCGACGCTGCTTCCGGCGTAACGTCCGACTTGTCCCATTCGAAGAAGACAATGAACGGACCCGGCGAGCACACCACTTCCGGCGGCGGCGGCGGAGGCGGAGGCGGCGGGGGAGGCGGCGGCGGCGGCGGCGGCGGCGGCGGCGGCGGAGCTGCCGGCTCACCGAAGTTGTAGGTCAGGCCACCCAGCAGGCTGTGCGACCGGAACCGGCCGTCATATGCCGAACCCGTGAGGTCGGTCAGCTTGACCTTGTCCGCGTTGAAGAAGCGATACTTCAGCGACACGTCGACATGGCTGGTCAGCGGAGCGCGGATACCCGCGATCGCCTGCCATGCGAACACGCTGTCCGAATCGTCGAGCGGCGAACCGGCCGTGCCCAGATCGATACGGCTCTTCACGCGAGCGACACCGGCACCACCGCCGACGAAGCCCTGAAGGCCATCGTCCGGACCGAAGTCCAGCAAGCCGTTCAGCATGAAGCTGAGCGCCGACGAACGGCCACCCGCGCCGTTATACGTTCCGGCCGGCAGGAAACCGCCGCCCGAGATCGGGATGCCTGCAGTCGCCTGATAGCCATCGACCCGTGCGGTGCGATAACCGACTTCGGCTTCGAGACGGAAACCGCCGAAGTCGTAACCGATCACGCCATCCGAATCCCAACCATAATGATGGTTGACAGTCGAGGTGCCAGTCAGCGCCGGCGCCGCATTCGCGATGTTATAGTTGATATCCTCAACAATCATCGCGCCGAAATCAGCGCCCACATACC
Protein-coding sequences here:
- a CDS encoding OmpA family protein — translated: MRKLAVVVALASTALASPALARDKAWYVGADFGAMIVEDINYNIANAAPALTGTSTVNHHYGWDSDGVIGYDFGGFRLEAEVGYRTARVDGYQATAGIPISGGGFLPAGTYNGAGGRSSALSFMLNGLLDFGPDDGLQGFVGGGAGVARVKSRIDLGTAGSPLDDSDSVFAWQAIAGIRAPLTSHVDVSLKYRFFNADKVKLTDLTGSAYDGRFRSHSLLGGLTYNFGEPAAPPPPPPPPPPPPPPPPPPPPPPPEVVCSPGPFIVFFEWDKSDVTPEAASILDNAVTQYQSCGNAQVMVAGFTDTSGSAKYNMGLSQRRADTVKAYLTSKSVPEGVIATQAFGKTHLRVQTADGVREVQNRRVEITYGPGSGQ